The window GCGGCAGTTCATGCCGCGCCCCCATCCAGTTCGAACCACACCGCCTTCCCCACCCCGTGCATGCGCACGCCCCAGGCGTCCGCGAGCGCCTGCACCAGGACCAGGCCTCTGCCGTGTGTGCCGTCGTCGGCGTTCGGGGCCCGGAGCCTCGGCCTGCGTGCCGCGAAGTCCCGCACCTCCACCCGTAGTCCGCGTGGGCCGACGGTGGCCGTCAGCAGTGCCTCCCGGTCGGTGTGGATGAGTGCGTTGGTCACGATTTCGCTGGTCAGCAGTTCTGCCGTCTCGGACCCGCCGGGCCGCCCCCAGTGGGCGAGCAGTTCCCGCAGCGCCTTGCGGACCTCGGGCACCGCCCGCAGGTCGCAGCGCCCGAGCCTGCGCCTGAGGTGCGAAGAGCCCTGCTGGTCGGGCGTGCTCTCCGCGGTGTCCTCCATGGTCGTGGCCGTCTTCACCGTCTTCGACGAGGAGGCCCCGGCTATGGCGGGACCGCCTCCTCGTGCATGCCTCTTCATGACCCCCGCCGCCGCTGTCGATTCCCCTCCGGATCGAACACGTTCACGGAATGCATGCCCCACCCGGAACGCGGCAGTCATGTCGAATCTTGAACGACCTGTCGTACACCGGCCGTTCTCCCCGCCGCGCTGGGGCGGTCCAGGGACGAGCCCGCCCCGCCCGCCCGCCGGAAAGCCCCGTATACGACGATCGGAAAGCGGGCGAACGGGGCGACAC of the Streptomyces aurantiacus genome contains:
- a CDS encoding ATP-binding protein — protein: MEDTAESTPDQQGSSHLRRRLGRCDLRAVPEVRKALRELLAHWGRPGGSETAELLTSEIVTNALIHTDREALLTATVGPRGLRVEVRDFAARRPRLRAPNADDGTHGRGLVLVQALADAWGVRMHGVGKAVWFELDGGAA